GGAGGATGTCAGGACACACCTGGGAGTCATTCCCTCCTCCTGGAGCCTAGGAACCCGCTTAGATCtagcccctcccctttcctctccctgaaGTTCCCCTAATTTCCTGATCAAGAGGATATCCACATGAGCCCTTTCGCTCTtacctcttttcctcccctcttcatATCCACCTGTTATCCCAGCTCACTATCCCCCGGAAGCTGGATTCCCCTTTCCCTTCGCTGCACTGGTCTCCAGTCAGGTGAGCCTTCCCAAGCCTCTGTGAAGGAGCCTGGGCAGCCTAGGGACGTACCTCGTCAAAGTTCATGGCCAAGTGCTCAGCCGGAATCTGTAGGATCCAGGCATGTGCTCGCTGAATGGCTGCCAACTTTTGCTGCAGAGACTCTAGCCCAGGGCAGCCTACAAGAAGGGGATATCCCCAGACTATCATAAACAGTACAGCAGAGGGTGCTAGGGATGCATATATCCTACGGCCGGCATCCTCTACGGGctccagatggggaaactgaggctggcagAGATTCCATGGTCATGCAAGGCAGAGTGCCTCTATCTGACTGACACTAACTAGGGCTCGGTGCCAGTCTCCCTAAAAAGTTATCTGTTCTCCCTGAAGAGAGGGAGATAGCGGTCTTCTCTGTTGTCATTTAGGGCTTTCTAGCAGACAATCCACCACCTCTCTAGAAGAAGGCCGGCAGGGGGCGACATTACCCTTTGTTTCCGCGCGCCGCTCTGGCTTTGGCTTCTGGAAACCCGTCCCTGCAACTCGCCATCCTGGAGGAGACTGTGGGGTTAGGGTGCACGCCTCGGCGACGAAACACGACTCCTGGACTCTAGGGCCTAGGCCTGACTGGGACACACGAGATACCTGAGTGTAACCGCTGTTCACGAACATTGTGGCCGGGAGGGTCCCGGAGCGACGGTGCAGGGGCGGGAACTCCACGTCGCAGCCCCGGACGGGGACCGAGCAACTCTTGCGCGCCCTGCAGCAGGCCGAGCAGTGTGTGAGCCAGCGACCGCAGCTCTGAGGGTGGAACAAAGGTCTGAGCGGCCGTCCCGGGGTGAGGGGCCGTCCCTTACCCCGACCTGGGAGAACGGGACTAACCGCACCGCCGTCGGCGTTGCAGACACTGCTGGAGAGCTAGGCGCGCACAGGAGCGCTCGGAGCCCGGGCACAGGCGCGCGTAGAAGGCACAGAGCCCTGCTACGTCCGGGGCTGGCTCCTCCTCCGGGGGGTCCCAAGTGAGAAGTTCTCGGCAGCTAGGCTCGCGGGTGGAGGGGGCCGCTGCAAGAAGATGACAGATCACCTTTGGTGTGTGGGTCTATTAGTCACTCACCCTCAACTCCTCCAGAGGCTAAAGCAGCCGGATGGAAACTGGCTTATCCAGAGCAGTCTGAGGGACCATTGTAGGCAGGGGGCGCTCACCACTCATCTGCTCCTGCAGCCAGTCTTTGAACACGGCCACACGGGTGTAGACCCCAGGCTTTCCAGGCTCCCCACAGCCATCCCCCCAAGAGGTGACTCCAAAGAGGACCTCTCTGGGGTGCGGGCCGGGTTCGGAACAGGTTAAAGGGCCTCCGGAGTCACCCTAAGGGACCAGAGCCAACAAAAAACAATGCATTCACCATGTCTCTGAATTATACCTATCTTGTACCTGGTAGGGAAGGCGGATCCCCTTTCATTTTATTAACGAAGACTTAGCAGTTGGTAGGAGCAGTCAGCTAGACCCCAAAGAGAAGAGGATTATCTTGCCAAGGGGAGCAGCGTATCTAGCGCACCCTTTCAGTATGAGCTCATACCTGGCATGAGTCGATGCCCCCCGCCAGGTAACCAGCGCAGAGCATAGTGCTGGGACGCAACCCAGGTCCCAGGGCCTTTTGACATGTGTCTGCACTGAGCAGCGGAACACGGGCCTCCCTCACCGCCTCAGACTCAGGCCCATCTACGGGAAAGAATGTAGGGGATCGGGTTTGGAGGGCAGAAGCTTCACCTTGCGATCTCCCCACTTGCCCTCTTAGATTCTTTCCAGTTTGTGAGCTGGAACACCATCCTAGCCTCCCCAAACTCcatctcctttgctttctttcacgCCCCCGCTGGTTCGTCTGCTACCATTACCACTTGAAGTTTACCCAGGCCCTAGCTGGCAATACCTTCGAAGAGGGCTCCCCAGCCTGCGATGGCGCATGGGGTGCCGGCAGGTGGTTCCCTAGAACCCTGGGGTAGACATATGGGGCGCGCTGGCCCCTCTGGGCTCACCGGCGTCCACAACTGTACCAAAGCCAGGTCATTGTGAAAGGTCTGCGGGTCAAACTGAAGAGCGGGTGACAGTACAATGTCAAGGAAGAGAGTTTGGGGTGCTGCTCCCAACTCCGAGGACACAGCACGTGTCGTCTCACCTTAGGGTGGGGCAAGATGCGGTTCACCTGCACTTCCTCCGCTTGCTCCCCGTGGGGGCCCTCAGCTAGCGTCACAGTCCAAAGCAGCTCATTCGAGGCACTGCAGAGCAAGCAGAAGGTTTCACGCATCAGGGACAGAGGTGCTGTAAGGTCTCTCGGAGGCCCAGCCCCTTATGCACCCGTACGGCGCAGTGAGCCTGCAAATGTAGCTATTGCGGTCCTAGGGGCAGAGAGGAATGCCTCTGAAGGGGAGACTTCCCAGGATATTCACGGTATTCTCCCATCCTGGGGTTCCTCCTCCGCAGCCGGCATTTTGAGGTCCAGGGCTGGGAGCCGGCTTCCGCTAGGGGGCAGCAGAGACCTGCTCTGCTGTGCTTTGGCCCACGGGTGATAGACTCCTTCCGGATTGGGTAGCCCTGCTGGGCAGGTGCCTGGGCTATTGACGACGTACCCGGCGAAGCAATGTGCAGCCGTGAGCACCCAGGACGCAGCCACCAGGACGCCGCCGCATAGTGGCTTTCCCCTAAGTTGTAGCCTCACGAGCCAAGGCCAAGACCCGAATGGAGCCGTGTTGCCCCCGACTATACGGCCATGAGCCCGGGTCACGTTGGCCACGCCCTGGCGCCTTTCGCCACAAGGTCCTAGAATGGCAGAAACGGCGTCATGAAGGACAAGTTCTAGCTGTCTTCATATTGAGATCCACTTCTCTCCTCAACCCTGCTCCTTGGAGCCTTTTAGTCTCACCTATCTCGGGTGGGTCCTGGAGGAGGGAAGTTTGAAGTCTGGGGCGCCCAAGTCCTGCTGAGAAACAGTTCGTGATCTTCGCTGCCGCTCTATCGCGGGCCTTCACCCTACGCTGGCTCTGAGCCTTGTCTCTCAACCACACCCCTCCTGGGCCACCCCTAGCACACAGGTTTGAGCAGCTGTGAATTGCGACCACAGGAGCCCACGctgtccccacctccctgctATGCCTCAAGTTTGGCATACCCCTTCCACTTGGACCTTCAAAACCAGTCTGACCCCCAGGAGGTGGGCATGGACAAGAGAATGAGTCCCCTGTAATAGCGTGAGTTTGGTGGGACGTGGGTGGGGTAGCCCTGTTGGTACAACCTTGGCATTCATGTAGTCTGTGCTGGATCTCCATCAACACGCGCTTTACGGCCCACTGGGCGCTCCTCTGGGCAGCCTGCAATGCTTGAGTCCCCTGGGCGGACAAAACTGCTGGGACATGGGACACAAAGTCACATCTCCTTGGCAGACGGCCTCAGTCTAGCCTCCCTGGACCCTGAGACGGTGGGGAAGCAGGGTAGGCTCTTGGATCACCAGGCGTGTAGAGACAGGGAGAAGGACCAGGAGCTGAGGCCCAGTCCCCAGGGCAAATGGTTTCCACTGCTCAATTGAATTGGGCCGGAATCTCCGAGAAGTTTCTTTCTTAAAGGCTTCAGAGGAGAATCACTACCCATTGGTACCTCGTAAATGTGGTTGAGGTATCCATTTGGGGACTGAATTGCCAAGGCATGCTGTCCTGGATGTCTGACTTAGCTAATTCGGAAATCCCTTGGCAGCACtgtgtgcctctgcttcctgggtgaggccatctgcccctcccttccttcctatatttcaactccaggcccctcctctCAGCAGGTGGGCTTAGCAGGGCCACAGGACCTCATAAGTGACAGTGACAAGTTTATCTTCGTTGCCCAGGGCCTCATTTTCCTTATGCCCCTCCCATCCTGAAGAAGTGGGGTCTTCAgatagaccaggctcaccttgcAGGGTGCCGGGGGACAGGCGCATGTACAGCGGATGCCCGCGGGCAGTCTGGGAGTCTGGGGAcagtagcagcagcagaagcaacaCAGCCAGCAGCATGGTGAGCCGGGGCCGAGGCAGGAGACCCTGTCCTCTTCCTGGAATCCACCCTCTTCCTGGGCTCAGAATTTGTGTTCCTCAAACCACCCAATCCTGTTTCCTTACACTGAATTACCCATTTCTGGTGGTCTGCACCTCACCTGGCCCTCACCTCCCGGGAGCCCTCAGGGAAATGGTGCTAGGGGGCTATATAGAGGACCGAAGGGGGGTGCGTGGGAGGGCAGCCAGGCCTGGGCAAGGGAATGAGGTAGTGGGCTCGACCCTCACCTTTGAAGTTTCATCATCCCGGCTCTGAGTCCCCCCACTTCTGTCAAAGCAGCCCTTGTTACTGCGGCTGCTTCAAAGAGGTCGAGCCCGGGATGAAAAGCCGACGGTTGGGCTGGGGGCCAGGCAGAGGGAGACTGGTGGGCAGGATTTGGGAGGGGGATCCCCATCTGCTTCTGCCCCCCTGGGGAGTTCACTGCTATGTTGGGGGCAGGCCCTCTTGGAGGGAGGAGAGCAAGGGATGGGGTGGGTGTCCTGGGCATTCTTACCCCCTAAACAAGCCACTGAATGCCCAGCCCCCTGCCCCTAATTGTTTGGCAGTGTCCCTCTTCCATGTGGCCTTTTCTAAAGATGATCAAAGTATCCTAATTTGCGCCTTAATTGCTGCACTGGGGTAGCGGGGTGGGAAGAGGCAAAGGCGGGAGATGAAAAGCCTCACTGTGGCCCAGTTCAGGGAGCGCAGGGCCCGGCCGCTTTTGAGCCTCTCATAGACCCCTGTCCCTGCCTGCTCATTCTGTCCAGCAttgttttcagttgctgtgaccTTGATCTGGGAGGAGGGTGTCTTGAGACTCCATAAATACGCAGCTGTCCTGGTGTCCAGTGAGCACCTGGGCTAGGGCGAGGCCTTTgggtaaaaacaaaaaattactcCTCTCCCCCAGAAACCTCGGTTTAGGTTGGCAACAAGGTTAACTTTGGTTAAGTATTTAAGTACAGGAGTTGGGACATACTGTGACCAGGGGCTGTGTTCTCTTCAAAAGGACTATTTATCACACTACTCACCCATTCTCCCCTCTGTCACTAACACACTGCATTCAGGAAGGTGGGAAAATTCTAGGTACGCATTGCTGTGTGACTTAAATGACACTAGGGATCAGAGTCACCTGTGTATATCACAGGGTAAAGCTTATGTGGTCTCTAAGTTCTCAGTAGAGAGGTGTGGTTCCTGTGCTCCTGCCATAGCCTGACCAGGCCAGTGGGTAGCATGGAGcccatctttcctccctctacctccctggCATAGATCAGGCTTTGAGGGCTCTGATGGGAGCAGAGCCTTCTCTCACCCACACAACACAGGACAGGGCCCGGAAACTCAGTGACTTCATGTCTGCTCCTACAAGCTGAgatgcgccccccccccccccgcgcctcTGTCCAAGGTAGTCTGAAATATCTGCACTTCTGAGTCTGGTCATCTGCCACCTGTAGGAGAGCCGGGTTTGTCTGCCCTGTCCCTGTGCTGAGCCTGACATATGCCTGTGATGAGCGGTACAGGCTCCTGTCCTTGCTTGGAGGTACCTTCCCCTCCTCACTGTGtcctcctctctgtctgtggCCACCTCTAAGCCCTTAGCTTCTTGGGCATGGACTGGGGATGGAAGGAGGCTCTGCACTATGCAGCCAGCTGGTCTGCTCCAGGAAAGAGAGTGGGGGAGGCTGTCTAGAAAGGAGATGGgaaaaaagggagaggagaaatcGGGGGTCACACAGATATCATTAAAGGTCCTCCTGTGTCCCCATCTGCACCCTGCATGTCACTCCCCACAACAAAACAAGTCAGGACAGACCGGGGGGGGGGAGAGCTGTGCTCTGTTGGCTCTGTTGCATTCCTGCCCTGTAACTGGCGGTGACTGCATGAGGTGCAGTGGCCCCCATCACAGTCTCTCCAAAAACTTCCGGGTGcaggggtgcacacctgtaattccgggaagtggaggcaggatggCTCTGTGGCCTCAGGACTTGGAAGATAGACTGGGTCACAAAGCAGGACTATATCTGTTGTAAAATGAAAGGCTGTCTTCCTTCATCTGTTCCCAACTCAGAGGGAGAGGAGTCTGTGTTACTGGAGGTTTTAGAATAAAAGACTGGGTTTTCATAGCCACAAGCTAGGCTCGGACGCTTGTTACTAACACACCAATCAAAGAGGTAGACTTATTTAATGTGGTCACTTTGGAAAGGGAACATATAAAGTTCCAATGGCCTTTCCCACCAAGTCCATCTTCTGGGGGTGCTGATATGAGATTTAGGTTTAAATGGATGGTAAATTATTCATGACTGAGGGGTCGCTGTCAACATGTGGGTTTTTGTCCCTCACTGATTCACCCTTGTCTTGACTTCTGGGGTCCTACACGTTGTCAGAAGAACGTGAACTCTCTTCCTGGGGAACAGGGTTCTTCCTTGGCCAGCATCAGAccagtctttctctttccccaggaTTCCTGGAGAAATTTAATTGGGGTTCGGGGGTAGGGTGGTATTTTGTCTTAAGAGTATCATACCAAATGGAGGGCCACAGCTTGACCCTCCTAAAGACAGAGAGGAGCCCTTAGCCCCAGTACTtctaagaggaggaagagagagagggaaagagtacCTGTAAGTTCAGTTGAGGGGATGGGAAACACAGGTGGGAGAGGGACCGAAGTGGAggtacagtgtgtatgtgtgtgtgtgggggggtccagGAACTCCCCCAGAGGCCAATAGTTATAGCCTCTTTGGTATGCTCTGAGGGAGGGAATTCCCCTCCCTCACTTAGGCCTCCAGGTAGGCACAGAGGGTCTCACGAATTTAATCCCAGCTTagcatcaggaggcagaaagcaggcagatctcagagagtctgaggccagcctagtatacatagtgagtttcaggccagccagtgatacacagtgagaccctgtctcgaaacaaagaGACATTGACTTCTCTATACTTGGTCAGGAGGGGGAGCAAAGGGGCACAGGAGGATAAACTTGCTTAAGACACCCCCAGGCTGTCCCACCCCCGACAGTAGCCCCTGCATTGGCATCAGCTGACCTGATGGGCACAGTGGTGGCCATGGACTGATATCTGCTGCAATGAAACGTGAGATGGGACTGACATCAGAGAGGGATGAGGGATCACACAGCTGTGACTCAGAGCTCAGGCTTGTGCATCTGACTGTACTTCCTTGTGAGCTTTAGTGAGTCACTTCCTGCCGGGTTCCAAATTATCCCCCCAAAAGATGTGCTAAAATTATAACCCCCTTACCTCAGAATGTGACCTTGTTCGGAGCATGCAGTAGGGAAGAGGTTTGGGTCCAATGTGACGCAGAGACAGAGGCCATGGGTTGAAGGATGTGGGATGGCACAAGTAGGAATTAAAGGGACACAGACCTAAGAATGACAAGGACTTCcagaaagacagggagaaaggagaaaagcaggGAACAGGTTCCTGGCAGtggcctgcagcaagcaaggccCTCCTGAGCCCTTGGCCTCAGGAACGTGGCTCAGGTCTGCTTTAAGCACCCAATGGGCGCTACGTGACAACAGGCCCTCACGGATGGACGGAATGGACGGCTTCTCCTTCCGCCTGTGTAGCCACCCAGGAGGGTGGGTCAATATCTGCCCTGTTGGGAAGATTAACAGAGTTGACATAAATTAGGTCTTCTTGCAAGGGGCTGGCAGGGTCATCACTCTGAGTCTGGGGACGGGGCTAGGATGCTACTTCTCTGAATGAACAGGGGAGGCAGCAAGGAAGATGTGGCAACCCAAAAAAGGAAAAGGTACATGGGGTGGTGGCAGCAAGAGGGAGCTCCCCAGGGACTGGGACTGGCTTCACTTCAGAAGGTGGCTGGGAAGGGGTCTTCCTAGTGGCTATGAGCTCCCCTCAGTTTATTAGCTTTGTTTCGCACTCTGACCTTCTCAACTTCTCTAGGCTTTAAGAGGGACCTGGGAAGGTGGAGGTGCTGTCTGGGAGTGGGGGGTGGCTGAAGCTGGCCTGTCTGCTATGGGCTCCACAAATGGAGAGCAGGGCAATATTGGGATTTATCTGAAGGGCTCTGTGACTGGGCAggcctttcctctcccttccctccttacccaggctggccttaaacttaaagcaatcctcctgactcaacCAACCACTGGACATATCCAGACAACCACCCACATCACTACAGGCCACTGACTAACCTGTGATTGAAAGAGAACAGACCATTGTACAGCCAGAATTttaccccttctcccctccctccctccctccctccctccctccctccctccctccctccctccctccctccctccctccctccctcccttcctctctccctccctcctccctccctctgttcctatTTTGGTACTAGGGAATGAACCTAAGACCTTGCCCATACTAGGCAAGGACTTTCCAACCAACCTACCTCTCCAGCCTTCTTTGTAATTAGTTATTGGTTGTTTcgctctcttttttctttcttcctttctgtttgagacagggtctcaagtagcctaggctggcctgaaactacTGTGTACTAAGGCTCCTCATCTCTATGTCTaagagctgagattataggtgtctGCGCCGTgcctgctgtttgttttttacatttgcttttgagatggtctctctAACTTGCCTAGGCTTACTTTGAacccactctgtagcccagaatgACCTGGAATTTTTAATCCTCTTGCCTTAGACTCCCCAGTAGCCTGTGTAATATTTTCCTCTTCATcgtcctccctttctttcccccttcttccccctcttctcctgTCTTTTGCCTttaatcctttttcttttcctttctgccatttctcatcacacatttctttcccatttccaAAAATGTGGTTTAAGCTGTGTGGCTCTGATTTTTGGTAACTGAACGCCTCCCATTCTGATATGGGATTCGCATTACCCCTTGTGATGGTTTAAtgctgactgtcaacttgacaggatctaggatCATCTTGGAGACAAACCGATGAGTATGTCCTTGAGGGTATTTTCAGGAAGGATTGACTTGGGTGGGAAGGACCACCCTAACTGTAGGGGACAGCACTCCAGGACTGCAGTCATGAActtcagaaaaggagaaagatgagCATGACAATCCTCCCAGTGTCAACAGTGCCTCTCACTGCCATGGCTATCCTGCCATGTTGGATTGTGCCCTTGACCTGGAAGCCAGAACAAACACTCTtagaattgtctttttttttttttaaaggtacttTGTCAAAGAGGAAAGTAACAAATAAATCCCAGTCCTGTGTAATATGTTTTTCCTTGATCAGGATTTCAGACATTTTTGTTAACATTAGatgatctttttatttgttttgatttcccGAGACACAGGCGTACACTGTAGTctaggctgtcctagaactcaatgtGAAGGCCGGGCTCACTACAGACACaaagatatcctcctgcctcagtcttttgtgtgctgggattacaagtgtctgTCTGGCTTAGACAGTCTTTTTAGAGAGAAACATCTCTGGGGCCAGGGGTGTTTGCCAGGAatgtacaaggtcctgggtttgattcccagtactgcACAAATTGGGCGCGGGGCagtcctcccagcactcaggaggtggaggcaggaggatcagttcaaggtcatcttgtgcacattgggagtttgaggcctggCGAATCTGGGATATGAACGTTTGGGGAGACAGTGAAGAGGCACACTGGAGTCACGTGGTTCTCGTTAGGGTCACTTCTGTCCATGCTTCCCACacaacttaaaattaaatttcgTCAAGTCTATTAAAAATCTTCTTACAACAATATTAATTTCTGTCAGTTTGTCTCTAAACTTCTATCTGCATCAGTGCAAAATGAGATTTCTGGAAATAATGTCTgttcattaatattaataatgtttaatttctttctttcttttactttttttttttttaagacaaaaggTGCCACTGTGAGGCTcgggctggcctccaactcaagctcctctacctcagcctcctggtgctggggagACTGCAAGAACGAACCACTACGTCACCCAGCAACAAGCATCTTTGTTTCTGAAGCTAAGACATTCTTACGTTGCTTTTAAACTTGTTTCCTTGAGTTTCCCTGCATTGCAGGGGGAGGGGGTGTCTTTAAAACCAGCAGGTAGCGTGTGGTGTGTGACCGTATAGAGtttagagtattttttttaaagtatgagaAGTCGAAACCTTCACAATGATACGTGTTTGTTGACAGAGTACTTGACCCCCAAATGTTTATTACTGTCTGACAAAACAAAGGCAATTCCATGAAGTTCAAGGTATTATCGTGTGTCAAGCCTTCACCACACCTGTTTAAGGGCATGTCTCTCTAGAGGAGGAGATATCAACTCTGATTGTGCCTATTCCCAAAGATCTCTCCCCTGACCTCAACGCAGGCCAGCCTCTGGGCCCACTGCACCTCCTCATTACCACTCCATAGGGCTTTCCTGCGGCACCCACGCCTCAGGAAAGGTGGGAGGTCCTAGAAATGGGAGGATTGGTGTCCAGACTTTGCCTCCTCTTCAGTGATGGAGCTGGCAGTGAGGAAGTGGGGGGGGAAGAATGGACAGAAAGAGTTAGGGGAGCTGCACTGGCACCTGGGGCCAGGGTCTGCAAATGGCAGGCAAGATGCTGAGGAGCTAGGgtcctggagggaagacagggaGAACCCAGAGCTGCCAGTTTTTCTTCAGTGCCTTTTGGGCATCTTGTACCCCTGAtttcagagtcagggagaaatgAAGGGAGAGTATGAGAGCATGCAGCCTGGGACTCTTCTGGGGTGCCCCAGACAcattctccttttgtttccagCTTCCGGGC
This genomic window from Chionomys nivalis chromosome 2, mChiNiv1.1, whole genome shotgun sequence contains:
- the Prss56 gene encoding serine protease 56, which translates into the protein MRLSPGTLQVLSAQGTQALQAAQRSAQWAVKRVLMEIQHRLHECQGLGRPRLQTSLLQDPPEIGPCGERRQGVANVTRAHGRIVGGNTAPFGSWPWLVRLQLRGKPLCGGVLVAASWVLTAAHCFAGASNELLWTVTLAEGPHGEQAEEVQVNRILPHPKFDPQTFHNDLALVQLWTPVSPEGPARPICLPQGSREPPAGTPCAIAGWGALFEDGPESEAVREARVPLLSADTCQKALGPGLRPSTMLCAGYLAGGIDSCQGDSGGPLTCSEPGPHPREVLFGVTSWGDGCGEPGKPGVYTRVAVFKDWLQEQMSAAPSTREPSCRELLTWDPPEEEPAPDVAGLCAFYARLCPGSERSCARLALQQCLQRRRRCELRSLAHTLLGLLQGAQELLGPRPGLRRGVPAPAPSLRDPPGHNVREQRLHSGWRVAGTGFQKPKPERRAETKGCPGLESLQQKLAAIQRAHAWILQIPAEHLAMNFDEVLADLGSKTLTGLFRAWVRADLGDQHVVFSGLVGLEPSTLAHSLPRLLVQALKAFRSAFQTEESARDPGLV